The genome window TTCTTCATGATATTATTATGGATGCTGCTGCTATTCTTGGTTGGCAAGCCACAGACAAAGATTTGCATTTATGGATTATCGGCCTTATTGGAATTATTGCATTCTTTATTGTTCAATTTATTTTTAAACGGTTAGCCGCTTGGAGTATCAAGAGTATTTCTTTTATTTATACATTTACACTTATTCTCGTATTAGTATTTGCCATTGAAATTCAGCAAGGAATTACAGGACGAGGAAATATGGAGTTCGCAGATGCTGTGGCCGGGATTAACGGGTTTCTTCTTTTCTTTGGGATCTATCTAGTTATTACTCTATTGTTTAAAGGGATTAAAAAAATCCTTCACAAAAAAAGTAATCATGTGGACACCAATAATCATTCAAACGAAGATAGCAATCTTCCATCTCGCCAATCACGCTATCATAAATAATAGTCTTCATAACTCATTAGTTACATTTTTGAAGTTAAAGGAAGGATACCTATGAATCGCTTGAACGCTTTTAGTAAGAAACATTCTAAAATTAATTATTCTGTTTTACTTGCTATTATTTTTGGCGGGTTCCTCATTTTCGGATTATCAGAGAACGTTAAAGGACCCGCTATCCCTATCATTCAAGCAGATTTTCTTTTAAGTGAGTCACAAACAGGAATTTTGCTTGCTATCAATTCACTTGGCTATTTAATTGCTTGTACCTTTACTGCCGCTTTAGCCAATAAAATTGGCATCAAATGGACTGGAATTGTTGCTTTCGCCGCAATGGCTCTTTCAGGTATTTGTCTTTATTTCTCCGAAATATATTTCACTCTTTCTTCCTCCTATTTCCTTTTATATATTGGAAATGGGATGCTTGAAATCGGACTGGGGATAATGGCAGCACGAATTTTCACAAAGAATACGGGATTTATGATGAATCTCGCTCATTTTTTCTATGGACTAAGCTCAATGGTTGCACCTATTATTGCCTCTTGGATGATGAAATGGACAATCGCAGGCGAAGAATTAAGCTGGCGAGGAATGTATTTTATTGTGCTGCTTTTAGCCATTCTCCCTATCATCCCTTCTATCTTCGGCAAATTTCCAGAAGAGGAAACTAGTGATGACGAATCAGTGTCATATCGATTTTTACTTCGCGATCCAGTTGCATGGCTTATTGTCATGATACTTTCCTTTGGGGTGGTATCTGAATTGGCTGTCGGAGGCTGGTTAGTAAACTTTTTAATTAAAGCGTATTCATGGAATGT of Niallia circulans contains these proteins:
- a CDS encoding MFS transporter, encoding MNRLNAFSKKHSKINYSVLLAIIFGGFLIFGLSENVKGPAIPIIQADFLLSESQTGILLAINSLGYLIACTFTAALANKIGIKWTGIVAFAAMALSGICLYFSEIYFTLSSSYFLLYIGNGMLEIGLGIMAARIFTKNTGFMMNLAHFFYGLSSMVAPIIASWMMKWTIAGEELSWRGMYFIVLLLAILPIIPSIFGKFPEEETSDDESVSYRFLLRDPVAWLIVMILSFGVVSELAVGGWLVNFLIKAYSWNVETASGMLSMFFLFFMLSRLILGPLTDKIGYTLSIMIFAAFSGICSFAGIIIGEKGAILFAIAGIGIAPIYPTVMALLAKRYPKGTGTAITFTVTLMGIASVFGNLLIGVIIDGINRLFYTSNGVIGQQAGYGFIALLSLLCSICCIILYYYLRKRQEVI